A region of Vibrio porteresiae DSM 19223 DNA encodes the following proteins:
- the nhaC gene encoding Na+/H+ antiporter NhaC, translating into MSAHVQGQIARPRLFLAILPIALTIGMLSIQLFYFDDFTPHTPLAIGIVVTCVIAWCRGYRWKSMEKGLFHVIQVATSAILIMLIIGMIIGSWIASGTVPMMIYYGFQILTPQTFLAAAMLLCSIISVSLGTSWTTTATVGLALMGVGDGFGIPMYWTAGAVVSGAFFGDKMSPLSDTTNLAPAVTGTHLFAHIRNMLPTTVPALFIAFLVYVFVGFTMIDATQVDPIKIQAMSDALQQHFTFNWVVLMPAVVVFALAILKMPAIPSLMVSVLCSSAIAMYVQGVSIHEALGYLQSGFSIETGNSNADALLNRGGIQSMAWILTLVLIALALGGVLEQTRCLETIVLSIMSRVRTIFGLQVASTLTAAGTNLVAGDPYLSIALPGRMYSQAYRGMGYSTLCLSRSVEEGGTLLSPLIPWNAGGALVIQSLGLGIAQGHTENLLYIVCAIACWMSPLLGIIYAYFGKFCPKATEEEKLQWHTNNELIMTLPQSQTSHLANSISHA; encoded by the coding sequence ATGTCTGCACACGTTCAAGGTCAAATAGCTAGGCCAAGATTATTCTTAGCTATATTGCCGATCGCATTAACGATCGGAATGCTTAGTATACAACTCTTTTATTTTGATGACTTTACGCCGCACACACCACTAGCCATCGGTATTGTGGTGACTTGTGTTATCGCTTGGTGTCGAGGTTATCGCTGGAAATCGATGGAAAAAGGTTTATTCCATGTGATTCAAGTGGCGACATCGGCCATCCTTATCATGTTAATTATAGGCATGATCATCGGCAGTTGGATTGCCAGTGGCACCGTTCCTATGATGATTTATTATGGATTTCAGATACTCACACCACAAACCTTCCTCGCGGCGGCAATGCTGCTGTGCTCGATCATTTCCGTCTCTTTAGGGACATCATGGACCACAACGGCAACTGTAGGGTTGGCATTGATGGGCGTGGGGGACGGTTTTGGTATTCCGATGTACTGGACTGCTGGAGCGGTTGTCTCTGGCGCTTTTTTCGGTGATAAAATGTCACCCCTTTCGGATACGACCAATCTTGCTCCCGCGGTCACAGGGACACATCTTTTCGCGCATATTCGCAATATGTTGCCCACGACCGTTCCTGCACTATTTATTGCCTTTTTAGTTTATGTTTTTGTCGGTTTTACCATGATCGACGCGACACAAGTGGATCCGATTAAAATTCAAGCCATGAGCGATGCGCTGCAGCAACACTTTACGTTCAACTGGGTTGTCTTGATGCCTGCTGTTGTGGTGTTTGCGTTAGCAATACTCAAGATGCCAGCTATTCCTAGTTTGATGGTCAGCGTGTTGTGTAGTTCTGCTATTGCCATGTACGTTCAAGGTGTCTCGATTCATGAGGCGCTTGGTTACTTACAAAGTGGATTTAGTATTGAAACAGGCAATAGTAACGCGGATGCCTTGCTTAATCGTGGCGGCATTCAATCTATGGCGTGGATCTTAACTTTGGTGCTGATTGCTCTCGCGCTCGGAGGTGTACTTGAGCAAACACGCTGCTTAGAAACGATCGTACTGAGTATTATGAGCCGAGTCCGCACTATTTTTGGTTTGCAAGTCGCTTCGACGTTAACCGCTGCTGGTACGAATTTGGTGGCGGGCGATCCCTACTTGTCGATTGCGTTGCCGGGCAGAATGTACAGCCAAGCATATCGAGGCATGGGGTATTCCACCTTGTGCTTATCTCGCTCTGTAGAAGAGGGGGGAACATTGTTATCGCCGCTTATTCCTTGGAACGCAGGTGGTGCCTTAGTGATTCAGTCTTTAGGTCTGGGGATCGCACAGGGACATACTGAGAACCTACTTTATATTGTTTGTGCGATTGCCTGTTGGATGTCGCCACTACTGGGCATTATCTATGCGTATTTTGGTAAGTTTTGCCCTAAAGCGACAGAAGAGGAGAAGTTACAGTGGCATACGAATAACGAACTGATAATGACGCTCCCACAGAGCCAAACCTCTCACTTGGCTAACTCTATCAGTCATGCATGA
- a CDS encoding AEC family transporter: protein MPSFLDQLAFSVSITGPTCLMLALGVFFKRIELINENFIDVASKVVFQVTLPALLFLSIVQANHDFSNSMSFVIFGVVANIIFFLFSTFTTKKFFKNAADQGVIIQGGFRSNSAIVGLAYVANAYGNSGVALAAIYVAATTMLYNIQAVITLTPKGNNSGSQLFKVMLNTLRKNPLIISIVAGLIFYALSIPIPKVISDAGHYFANMTLPLALLCTGGSLDLKAMNKDKGPTWFSSMNKLIFAPIFITLGGVLCGFKGQELGIIFLMSSAPAAAASYVMARAMGGNYTLAANIIAVTTVFSLLTCTIGIFVLSSLNLF from the coding sequence ATGCCATCGTTTTTAGACCAATTGGCTTTTTCAGTCTCGATCACCGGTCCAACCTGCCTTATGCTTGCACTAGGCGTCTTTTTTAAGCGTATAGAACTCATCAATGAAAACTTCATTGATGTCGCGTCAAAAGTCGTGTTTCAAGTAACCTTACCCGCTCTACTTTTCTTGAGCATTGTGCAAGCCAATCACGACTTTTCGAACAGCATGTCTTTTGTTATTTTTGGTGTTGTCGCTAACATTATTTTCTTTCTCTTTTCGACATTTACCACCAAGAAGTTTTTCAAAAACGCAGCAGATCAAGGGGTCATCATTCAAGGGGGATTTCGTTCAAATTCCGCGATTGTTGGCTTAGCGTATGTTGCCAATGCTTACGGTAATTCAGGAGTTGCTCTTGCTGCGATTTATGTCGCTGCAACAACGATGCTGTATAACATTCAAGCCGTTATCACTTTAACTCCTAAAGGGAACAACAGTGGCTCTCAACTATTTAAAGTCATGCTTAATACGCTACGCAAGAACCCACTGATCATTTCCATTGTGGCAGGGCTTATCTTTTATGCTCTTTCTATCCCAATCCCCAAAGTCATCTCTGATGCCGGGCATTATTTCGCCAATATGACACTGCCATTGGCACTGCTTTGTACTGGGGGGTCACTGGATCTTAAAGCAATGAACAAAGATAAAGGCCCTACTTGGTTCTCAAGCATGAATAAGCTTATCTTTGCACCGATCTTTATTACTCTTGGTGGCGTTCTTTGCGGATTCAAAGGACAAGAGTTGGGAATCATCTTCTTGATGAGTTCCGCTCCTGCAGCCGCTGCCAGCTATGTGATGGCGCGAGCTATGGGTGGTAACTATACCCTCGCCGCCAATATTATTGCGGTGACCACAGTATTTTCCTTGCTGACATGTACGATAGGTATCTTTGTACTTTCGAGTCTAAATCTGTTCTAA
- a CDS encoding amino acid permease — protein sequence MQGSDSHAPLKRGLKNRHIQLIALGGAIGTGLFLGIAQTIQSAGPSVLLGYAVAGLIAFFIMRQLGEMVVEEPVAGTFSHFAGKYWHDFAGFLSGWNYWVLYILVGMAELTAIGIYVQYWWPDIPTWVSALVFFVVINAINLTNVKMFGELEFWFSIIKVLAIVGMIAYGAYILVFADSDTSTIANLWQNGGFFPHGVSGLTMAMAAIMFSFGGLELIGITAAEAEHPEKSIPRATNQVIYRILLFYIGSLVVLLSLYPWQKVAEGGSPFVMIFHALNSDWVANVLNVIILTAALSVYNSCVYSNSRMMYGLAKQGNAPKAMLKVNRRGVPLAALLVSAISTGFCVLINYFMPGEAFGFLMALVVSALVLNWIVITITHMKFKLAKIKAREKTQYPSWGYPITNWICLFFLAGILVIMFMIPGMRLSVYLLPVWVCAMAIAYTAKTKRQKEAEAVLAEQL from the coding sequence ATGCAGGGAAGTGACTCTCATGCTCCACTAAAACGGGGCTTAAAAAACCGTCATATCCAATTGATCGCCCTAGGCGGTGCAATTGGTACTGGCTTATTTTTGGGTATAGCCCAAACCATTCAATCAGCTGGCCCTTCTGTACTTCTTGGATACGCCGTCGCTGGTTTAATTGCTTTCTTTATCATGCGTCAGCTCGGCGAAATGGTCGTTGAAGAGCCTGTTGCAGGCACTTTTAGCCATTTTGCGGGCAAATATTGGCATGATTTCGCAGGTTTCCTATCTGGCTGGAACTACTGGGTACTTTATATTCTTGTCGGTATGGCCGAGCTCACAGCAATCGGTATTTACGTTCAATACTGGTGGCCAGACATTCCAACTTGGGTTTCGGCATTGGTGTTTTTTGTCGTGATTAACGCTATCAACCTCACCAACGTAAAAATGTTTGGCGAGCTTGAATTCTGGTTTTCCATCATTAAAGTGCTCGCCATTGTTGGCATGATTGCCTACGGCGCATACATTCTTGTGTTTGCCGATAGCGATACATCAACCATCGCGAACCTATGGCAAAACGGCGGCTTCTTCCCTCACGGAGTGAGCGGTTTGACGATGGCGATGGCGGCCATCATGTTCTCATTTGGTGGTCTGGAGCTAATTGGTATTACCGCTGCAGAAGCAGAGCACCCAGAGAAAAGTATTCCTCGAGCAACCAATCAAGTGATTTACCGTATTCTGCTGTTTTATATCGGTTCATTGGTCGTGCTTTTGTCTCTTTACCCTTGGCAAAAAGTGGCAGAAGGTGGCAGCCCATTCGTGATGATTTTCCACGCGCTAAACAGCGATTGGGTGGCTAACGTGCTGAACGTGATCATCCTGACCGCAGCGCTATCGGTATACAACAGCTGTGTATATAGTAACAGCCGCATGATGTATGGCCTTGCGAAACAAGGTAACGCCCCCAAAGCCATGCTAAAAGTGAACCGTCGCGGTGTGCCGCTGGCAGCGCTGTTAGTATCCGCCATTTCTACTGGCTTCTGCGTATTGATTAACTACTTTATGCCGGGTGAAGCCTTTGGCTTCCTAATGGCGCTGGTAGTATCCGCTCTGGTTCTTAACTGGATTGTGATCACCATTACTCACATGAAGTTCAAACTAGCCAAAATCAAAGCTCGTGAGAAAACACAATATCCATCATGGGGCTACCCAATCACTAACTGGATTTGTTTGTTCTTCCTAGCTGGCATCCTAGTAATCATGTTTATGATCCCAGGCATGCGCCTATCAGTGTATCTGCTGCCAGTTTGGGTATGTGCAATGGCAATCGCTTACACTGCGAAAACCAAACGTCAGAAAGAAGCTGAGGCGGTATTAGCAGAGCAGCTGTAA
- a CDS encoding IclR family transcriptional regulator, which translates to MKESKSAANPVNEKALQLLMQVAVNDEPVPAKVLSEQLQVPLSSLYRHLKLLKEWNLIEESSHDKTLIIGPAALLLMRSYETSQHSLDEVDAVLTRLQKQTGEMAAYMVPVGYRALCVSQKESMQALRCSFVQGQSQPLLRGASSKVMLAYMPAQRCEKILRYFGEDSHMEKWQTELDKIRRHGYAVSTSEIDPGVSGISAPVMKGSKLIGAISVMAPAHRVETHKQRIILHVLQAARALPPER; encoded by the coding sequence ATGAAAGAATCTAAATCTGCTGCTAATCCAGTAAATGAAAAAGCACTGCAGTTGCTGATGCAAGTTGCAGTTAATGATGAGCCAGTGCCGGCAAAAGTGCTGAGTGAACAACTTCAAGTGCCACTAAGCAGCCTTTACCGACATCTGAAATTGCTTAAAGAGTGGAACTTAATCGAAGAAAGTTCGCACGATAAAACGTTAATTATTGGCCCTGCTGCTCTGTTGCTGATGAGAAGTTATGAAACCAGTCAGCACAGTCTAGACGAAGTTGATGCTGTATTGACGCGTCTACAGAAACAGACGGGTGAGATGGCGGCGTACATGGTGCCAGTAGGTTATCGGGCGCTGTGTGTGAGCCAAAAAGAAAGTATGCAGGCGCTTCGTTGCAGCTTCGTCCAGGGGCAAAGTCAACCATTGCTTCGTGGCGCCTCTTCTAAAGTGATGTTGGCGTATATGCCCGCTCAGCGTTGTGAAAAAATTCTTCGTTATTTTGGCGAAGATAGCCATATGGAGAAGTGGCAAACTGAGTTAGACAAGATACGTCGTCACGGTTATGCCGTGAGTACATCTGAAATCGACCCCGGCGTGTCTGGTATCAGCGCTCCGGTAATGAAAGGGAGTAAGTTGATCGGTGCGATTTCCGTGATGGCTCCAGCCCATCGCGTTGAAACACATAAGCAACGGATCATTTTACATGTGTTGCAGGCCGCGCGAGCGTTGCCACCAGAAAGGTAA
- a CDS encoding PAS domain-containing protein: protein MNDMFAHENGFETVFRDSKDGLAILKDDMFVDCNQSMLDIVGASTREQFVGFTPFDFSPELQPDGRRSDEKGMEMIKQCLDTGSVRFEWVHKKLNGNEFWAEVIITKMVLNNEVVLHTNWRDITEKKTLELETQVQKETFETLFNESEDGLCLLTTERYFDCNKAFVSLFGASRKTEIVGITPIDLSPKYQPDGRLSAEKAVEIINTAFTQGTIRFEWVHKKFDGTEFWCEIILFKITIKDTEVLYAITRDISEKKALQLEIAEQKSTLETLFNKSKDGLSIIADGVFSDCNDSFLTLFGFSKKEEVIGLNPLEVSSEFQGEGGEPSVTAAEKRMSDAFIQGSTRFEWLHRRQDGTDFWGEVILTKVTIKDSDVLYGITRDISEKRKLEIEVFERNIELKASNDNLEKSIDNLKETQAKLVESEKMASLGSLVAGVAHEINTPVGIGLTGVTQWIDQCNVLNKRYQDGSLTEADFEEFINDAREISNIVHKNLERTAHLVRSFKQVAVDQTSEEDRQVNLKHYFEEVVFSLASVLRKSNAQVTIECPDDFIILTNPGLLSQVLTNLIVNSVTHGFSDRQSGQIKMVITEVTKTEFRIDYQDDGKGISKEHVPKIFDPFFTTKRGTGGTGLGLNIVYNIITNVLGGSIVCHSTEGQGAQFIIQFSVSDRIN, encoded by the coding sequence ATGAATGATATGTTTGCCCATGAGAATGGTTTTGAAACGGTTTTTAGAGATTCAAAAGATGGTCTTGCGATTCTTAAAGATGATATGTTCGTCGACTGTAATCAGTCGATGCTCGATATTGTTGGAGCATCGACGCGAGAGCAGTTCGTCGGTTTTACCCCATTCGATTTTTCTCCAGAGTTACAGCCTGATGGTAGACGATCTGATGAAAAAGGGATGGAAATGATCAAACAGTGCCTAGATACAGGCAGTGTACGGTTTGAGTGGGTGCATAAAAAACTGAACGGTAATGAGTTTTGGGCTGAAGTGATTATCACGAAAATGGTGCTTAACAATGAAGTGGTTTTACACACTAATTGGCGAGATATCACCGAGAAGAAAACGCTTGAACTGGAAACTCAAGTGCAAAAAGAGACATTTGAAACGTTATTTAATGAATCAGAAGATGGTTTATGTTTGCTGACCACTGAGCGCTATTTTGACTGTAATAAAGCGTTTGTTAGCCTGTTTGGAGCGAGTCGTAAAACAGAGATTGTTGGTATCACTCCTATTGATTTATCGCCCAAATATCAGCCTGACGGACGCCTCTCGGCTGAAAAAGCCGTTGAGATCATCAATACAGCTTTTACCCAAGGGACGATTCGTTTTGAATGGGTACATAAAAAGTTCGATGGCACTGAGTTTTGGTGTGAGATCATCTTGTTCAAAATCACGATTAAAGACACGGAAGTGTTGTATGCCATTACCCGAGATATTTCCGAGAAAAAAGCATTACAGCTTGAAATCGCTGAGCAAAAATCGACTCTTGAAACCCTATTTAACAAGTCAAAAGATGGCTTAAGTATCATTGCTGATGGTGTTTTTTCTGATTGTAATGACTCTTTTTTAACGCTGTTTGGCTTTTCGAAAAAAGAAGAGGTGATTGGTCTAAACCCTTTAGAAGTGTCATCTGAGTTTCAAGGTGAGGGGGGGGAGCCTTCTGTGACGGCGGCGGAAAAGCGCATGTCAGACGCTTTTATCCAAGGCTCAACACGATTTGAATGGCTACATCGGAGGCAAGATGGTACGGATTTTTGGGGAGAAGTGATTCTTACTAAAGTGACGATCAAAGATTCTGATGTGCTCTATGGAATAACACGAGACATCTCTGAGAAGCGCAAATTGGAAATTGAGGTTTTTGAAAGGAATATTGAGTTGAAAGCCTCTAACGACAACTTGGAAAAAAGCATTGATAATTTAAAAGAGACACAGGCAAAGTTAGTCGAGTCGGAGAAAATGGCGAGTCTTGGTTCTTTGGTCGCAGGGGTTGCACATGAGATTAACACCCCCGTGGGAATTGGTTTGACAGGCGTCACTCAATGGATCGATCAGTGCAATGTTCTCAATAAACGTTATCAAGATGGCAGTTTAACGGAAGCCGATTTTGAAGAGTTTATTAACGATGCGCGAGAAATCTCGAATATTGTTCATAAGAACTTAGAGCGTACCGCGCATCTTGTGAGAAGCTTTAAGCAAGTGGCTGTGGACCAAACCAGTGAAGAAGATCGCCAAGTGAATCTCAAACATTATTTCGAGGAAGTGGTGTTTAGCCTTGCGTCGGTCCTGCGTAAATCCAATGCGCAAGTCACGATTGAATGCCCTGACGATTTTATTATCTTGACGAACCCGGGTCTGTTGTCTCAAGTGTTGACAAATTTAATCGTCAATTCTGTTACTCATGGATTTTCTGACCGTCAATCTGGTCAGATTAAGATGGTGATTACAGAGGTAACTAAGACAGAGTTTCGTATTGATTATCAGGATGATGGAAAGGGAATTAGTAAAGAACATGTGCCTAAGATCTTTGATCCCTTCTTTACGACCAAACGGGGAACGGGCGGTACGGGATTAGGTTTGAACATTGTTTACAATATTATTACTAATGTGCTCGGTGGCTCCATTGTTTGCCACAGTACTGAGGGGCAAGGCGCTCAATTCATCATTCAATTTAGTGTTTCTGACCGGATCAATTAA
- a CDS encoding methyl-accepting chemotaxis protein — MLKAISLRTKLAVAAGFAIILGGVIVESLSFRASLQRLNEQVDQNVQSTIASYNQYVTDWLKSKERSLTSLASDVQADQMVNQLIQVKKAADFDNVFLAYPDGSQVNANHVSLPPDNNDPRRWGWYINGKANPNRVYMDNPSVAAATGANVVSMGRAMTIGGQQVVLGADMEITDILNTMKQVILPGVGDMFIVNSKGNVFTHRDTKLLNQSVSQLGIRFEDIQNSVAKKDDEFVDIQGKSTLLYASKIANTDLTSVVVIDRDSLVAPLFDALWGQIAATLVVVVLCAVLFNMLCNVLLRPLKNVSAALQAIANGNGDLTVRIPVEHQDEIGHLAENFNQFMSSLQELVQHIRQQADELTGQANEGSRNANRSVDELGLQQQEVTLVATAVTEMASATQEIAAHAEQTAQAAQASTNSSVEGYQLVGNSRQSINQLANEVQHASNVISELNQHSQEISAVLTSIQEIAAQTNLLALNAAIEAARAGEQGRGFAVVADEVRILSQRTQNSTDVIKSTITTLQDSTLEAVQIMENSEALAQNAVADADKATSSLEQIKASVSEISDMATQIATAAEEQTHVTGEITQNITAIKDVTDQLVSGAQDSLGQSKALHHQAEQLQEKVGMFKLA, encoded by the coding sequence ATGTTAAAAGCCATTTCTTTAAGAACAAAGCTCGCGGTGGCTGCGGGGTTTGCCATCATCTTAGGTGGAGTGATTGTTGAGTCACTCTCTTTTCGCGCATCGTTACAACGTTTGAATGAGCAGGTAGACCAAAACGTACAAAGCACGATCGCCTCATATAACCAATATGTCACTGATTGGTTGAAATCAAAGGAACGTTCACTGACCTCTTTAGCGAGTGATGTTCAAGCCGATCAGATGGTTAATCAGCTTATCCAAGTCAAAAAAGCGGCAGATTTCGATAACGTATTTCTTGCTTACCCAGACGGTTCGCAAGTCAATGCTAACCATGTTTCCCTGCCACCTGATAACAATGACCCACGTCGCTGGGGCTGGTATATCAATGGGAAAGCCAATCCAAATCGTGTCTATATGGATAACCCGAGCGTGGCTGCCGCTACTGGGGCAAATGTGGTTTCCATGGGGAGAGCGATGACCATTGGTGGTCAGCAAGTGGTTCTCGGCGCGGATATGGAAATTACCGATATCCTCAACACCATGAAGCAAGTCATTTTGCCTGGTGTTGGCGATATGTTTATCGTCAACAGCAAGGGCAATGTCTTTACTCATCGTGATACCAAATTACTCAATCAAAGTGTCAGTCAGCTAGGGATTCGCTTTGAGGATATCCAAAATAGTGTGGCTAAAAAGGATGATGAGTTCGTTGATATTCAAGGTAAGTCCACGTTGTTGTATGCGAGCAAAATTGCCAATACCGATTTAACCAGTGTGGTGGTTATTGATCGTGATTCCTTGGTCGCGCCTTTGTTTGATGCGCTTTGGGGCCAAATAGCGGCGACATTGGTCGTGGTGGTGCTGTGTGCAGTGTTATTCAATATGCTGTGTAATGTCTTGCTCCGCCCATTGAAAAATGTGTCAGCTGCGCTACAAGCGATCGCCAATGGTAATGGGGATCTAACCGTGCGTATTCCCGTTGAACATCAAGATGAAATCGGTCACTTAGCAGAGAACTTTAACCAGTTTATGTCCAGTTTACAGGAGCTTGTTCAACACATTAGACAGCAAGCCGATGAACTGACAGGTCAAGCTAACGAGGGCTCTCGCAATGCCAATCGCTCGGTTGACGAATTGGGGTTACAGCAGCAAGAGGTGACTTTAGTCGCGACGGCTGTGACCGAAATGGCATCAGCAACGCAAGAAATTGCGGCTCACGCGGAGCAAACTGCTCAAGCGGCTCAAGCGTCAACCAATAGCTCTGTTGAAGGTTATCAGTTGGTGGGAAATTCTCGTCAGTCGATAAATCAATTGGCGAATGAAGTGCAGCACGCAAGTAATGTGATCTCTGAACTCAATCAACATTCCCAAGAAATTTCTGCTGTTCTGACCTCTATTCAAGAAATTGCTGCTCAAACCAACCTGTTAGCTCTGAATGCGGCGATTGAAGCGGCTCGAGCTGGTGAGCAAGGACGAGGTTTTGCCGTTGTAGCAGATGAGGTTCGTATTTTATCTCAGCGGACGCAAAACTCGACCGATGTGATTAAATCAACCATTACTACGTTACAAGACAGCACTTTAGAAGCGGTGCAGATCATGGAAAACAGTGAAGCTTTAGCTCAAAACGCGGTAGCCGATGCGGATAAAGCCACATCGTCTCTTGAGCAAATTAAAGCGTCAGTGAGTGAGATTAGTGACATGGCAACGCAGATTGCGACCGCGGCTGAAGAGCAGACTCATGTCACTGGTGAAATTACCCAAAACATTACTGCCATCAAGGATGTAACGGATCAATTGGTGTCTGGAGCGCAAGACAGTTTAGGTCAATCTAAAGCGCTACATCATCAAGCTGAGCAACTGCAAGAGAAAGTGGGCATGTTCAAATTGGCTTAA
- a CDS encoding SLC13 family permease — protein MNRNDSVPLPTNTREWLINRNSLIVIADMVLFAVLYFTLPFEPKVVLGLSILAFIAVLWLTEALHVTITAILVPVIAVLFGVFDTQSALNNFSNSTIYLFLGGFALAAAMHKQGLDQVIADKVLILARGKLKSAVFMLFGVTALLSMWISNTATAAMMLPLVLGVLAKVDGKQGHSTYVFVLLGIAYSASIGGIATLVGSPPNAIAAAEVGLTFTEWMKFGLPVAVIMLPVAMAILYWVTKPDLSGSFELNHKPVEWDKGKVVTLSIFCLIVFMWIFSSPINKMLGGFKAFDTIIALVAIILVSFARVVHWKDIEKTADWGVLLLFGGGICLSNVLKQTGTSVFLAHELSNLISNLGVFWIVLIIAAFVVFLTEFASNTASAALLIPVFATVAQAFGVSPVLLSVLIAVAASCAFMLPVATPPNAIVFGTGHIQQKEMMRVGLYLNFACIALLTIVAMLWW, from the coding sequence ATGAATAGAAACGACAGTGTCCCTCTACCTACGAACACGCGGGAATGGCTGATTAACCGCAATAGCTTAATTGTTATTGCCGATATGGTGCTGTTTGCCGTGCTTTACTTCACTTTACCCTTTGAACCTAAGGTTGTCTTAGGGCTAAGTATCTTGGCCTTCATAGCAGTTTTATGGCTAACCGAGGCGTTACACGTCACGATTACTGCCATTTTGGTCCCTGTTATCGCCGTTTTATTTGGTGTGTTTGATACACAATCGGCACTGAATAATTTCTCTAATTCAACCATTTACCTATTCCTTGGTGGTTTTGCATTAGCGGCAGCGATGCACAAACAAGGGTTGGATCAAGTCATTGCTGATAAGGTGCTTATCTTAGCCAGAGGGAAACTTAAATCTGCAGTATTTATGTTGTTTGGCGTGACTGCATTGCTCTCTATGTGGATCAGTAATACGGCCACGGCTGCGATGATGCTACCTTTGGTTCTAGGTGTTTTAGCCAAAGTGGATGGCAAGCAAGGACACAGTACTTATGTATTTGTGCTGCTAGGGATTGCCTATAGCGCGAGTATTGGCGGTATTGCAACATTGGTTGGTAGCCCACCGAATGCTATTGCTGCTGCGGAAGTCGGATTAACATTCACAGAGTGGATGAAATTTGGCTTGCCTGTCGCTGTCATTATGTTGCCAGTCGCGATGGCTATTTTGTATTGGGTGACCAAGCCAGATCTGAGCGGCAGCTTTGAACTAAACCATAAACCAGTTGAGTGGGATAAAGGTAAGGTGGTGACGCTATCTATCTTCTGCTTGATCGTGTTTATGTGGATTTTTAGTTCACCTATCAACAAGATGCTCGGTGGTTTTAAAGCATTTGATACGATCATTGCGCTTGTAGCCATTATTCTGGTGAGTTTTGCGCGAGTTGTGCATTGGAAAGACATAGAGAAGACCGCAGACTGGGGCGTATTGCTCCTGTTTGGGGGCGGCATCTGTTTGAGTAACGTGCTAAAGCAGACTGGCACCAGTGTTTTCTTAGCGCATGAATTGAGTAATTTAATCTCCAACTTAGGCGTATTCTGGATCGTTCTTATCATTGCTGCGTTTGTGGTATTCCTTACTGAATTCGCAAGTAATACTGCGAGTGCTGCCTTATTGATTCCTGTTTTTGCTACCGTAGCGCAAGCATTTGGCGTTTCTCCAGTATTGCTGTCAGTGCTGATTGCGGTTGCGGCTTCGTGTGCCTTCATGTTGCCAGTAGCGACTCCGCCTAACGCAATTGTGTTTGGTACGGGTCATATCCAGCAAAAAGAGATGATGAGAGTCGGGCTGTATCTTAACTTCGCGTGTATTGCACTATTAACGATAGTAGCCATGTTGTGGTGGTAA
- a CDS encoding DUF2057 family protein translates to MNTIKTLPCILAMVFAASAQAKVSIEVPSNVNVLVVDGAKPHESGSFLSATKTIELEDGQHQILFRYQPVFSEGQERYSTESDPIVATFSATNQALSFQLPEYRDIKDAEKNIKSMQWSLTDKSGQAVSVKQDKLIKEGMQIGRNFRDEIDEYNRSGRIASVGVVQPAINYSGAPAPAPAAQPGDSTAEEMLHFWYNKADAQTRARFKAYLSKN, encoded by the coding sequence ATGAATACAATCAAGACGTTACCATGTATTTTGGCTATGGTATTCGCCGCTTCTGCACAAGCAAAAGTATCAATTGAAGTTCCAAGTAACGTGAATGTTCTAGTCGTGGATGGTGCAAAACCTCACGAATCAGGTAGCTTTCTATCTGCAACGAAAACAATTGAGCTCGAAGACGGTCAACATCAAATCCTTTTCCGCTACCAACCAGTATTTTCTGAAGGCCAAGAACGCTATTCAACCGAAAGCGATCCTATTGTGGCAACCTTCTCTGCGACAAACCAAGCGCTGTCATTCCAGTTGCCTGAGTATCGTGATATCAAAGATGCAGAGAAAAACATTAAAAGCATGCAATGGTCTCTGACGGATAAATCTGGTCAAGCCGTCAGTGTTAAACAAGATAAACTGATTAAAGAAGGCATGCAGATCGGCCGTAACTTCCGTGATGAAATCGATGAATATAACCGCAGTGGTCGCATTGCTTCCGTTGGCGTAGTTCAACCAGCGATTAATTATTCTGGAGCACCAGCGCCTGCTCCAGCCGCTCAACCTGGTGATAGCACTGCCGAAGAGATGCTGCATTTCTGGTACAACAAAGCAGATGCGCAAACTCGTGCTCGTTTCAAAGCTTATTTGAGCAAGAACTAA